In Novipirellula caenicola, the genomic stretch GACCGCGTGACGCTGACGCGTTTTCATCTTTGCTCACCCCGATTGATTTGCTCACCCCGATTGAAACGCGACTGACAACCTCGCGATTTGCTCAAGACGCTTGCATCAGATAGGCAATCAAATCGGCCACCGCTTGTTTGTCCATCGCGTCTTCGAATCCTTCGGGCATGATCGACAAGCCGGTGTTCTTCAGTTCGTCGATGTCAATTCGCAGCACCGTGTCGGTCACGTTGTCGCCGCGCCGCAACGTCAAACTTGTTGCCCCTTCGTCGATGATCATTCCCGAGACGATTTCTCCATCGACGGTCGCCACGACGTAATTGATGTATTGCGGATTCACCTCGCGATTTGGATCGAGCACTGCGGTCAATAGAGTTTCCTCGCCGCGTGATTTTATCGTCGCCAGATTTGGACCGATTTCGTGGCCAACCCCTTCGACACGATGGCACGCGCTGCAGTGTTTTTGAAAATGTTTGCGTCCGCGTTCCAGGTCACTCGGCATCGAAAGCGCGTCGCGATACGCTGCCACCACTCGCTGCCGTTTGGCAACCGACTCGGGGGACCGGACCGCTGCGGTCGTTGCGACATGGGATTGCGGATCACGATCATGACCGGAATGTGCGTTACGTGATCGCGACGCTATCTGTTGCTCCAATTGCTGTTTGAACGACGCTGCCGATTTCCCCTGAAGTGTTTCGATCTGACTCAGCCGAGCGAGCAGTTTGTCGGCGTCATCGCCGACCGCAGTTTGCACCGCAGCGTTAATCCAGCGATCGTTGGGGTCATGACTGAGAATGCGCATCAAGCTGTCCACGCGGACGTCCCCCTTGGTGTTTGCCAACGCAAACGCCAACTGGTAGCGAACCTCGATCGATTCGTCCTCCGTCAGCTCCGCAAGCCGCTGCTGGATCGACGCAGTGAGCGGAACCGATTCGATCAACCGCAACGCATGTCGTCGCACCTGCGGATGCGTGTCCTGCAGTCCGCGTAGCAGAATCGGCCCATCCAGTGCGGCAAGTCCATCCAGTGCGTACAACGCATGCATTCGCCCCAGCGGCGACGAACTTTCGCGGATCAACGTCCGCAATGGCTCGATCGCCGAAGGGTCTTGCCGCTGGTACAACAACCGCGCGGCGGTTTCGCGGTGCCAAGCGTTTTCGTGGGCAAGCAGTTCAACCAATTCCGCTGTCTTTGCTTTGGCGAGACTTTGCAACGGACGGTGTTTGTAAGGCGTCGGGACGATTCGATAGATTCGCCCGCGGTCGCGTCCCGAAGTCAAATCGAGGTGCTTTTTGATCTGTTCGGGCAGCGACAAGGGATGCTCGATCACTTCGCGATAGACATCGATCACATGCAGCGTTCCATCGGGAGCGTTGGCAAATTGAGCCGGTCGAAACCAAATGTCCGTCGAGGTCACGAATTCGCTTTGGTCGTCGATGCGTTTGGCAACGAACTCTAAACCATTTTGTTCGAGCATTTTGCGGTGAATTAAATTGCTGCCGACATCGCCGACGAACGCGTAGCCTTTCCACTTCTTGGGCCAAGCATCGCCGCGGTAGATCGTCACGCCTGTCGCGCCGGTAAAGTAGCCTGCCGCTCGGCCTCCGCCTTCGACCACGCCCTTGACGGCGCCCGAGACTCGCAGCCGTGTTCGCACGATACGCCACGGTTCCACGGGACTGGTGCGAAACACTTCGGCTTGCGGTCCATCGGCGGCGATCGAAATTCGCGACGGCGGCGGAACGACAAAGGGGTTTCGCGCGATGTCCGCATCGTCGTACATCACCTGTTGAATGTGATCACTGTTGGAGGAGACAAATTTTCGCCCCCAATCGTCAAAACTCATCCCGTGCTGCGCCGCACCACTGGTCGGTTCAAATTGATAGGTGCGAGGATTCAGTGCCAAGTCACGTCCACGGATGCTGATCCCTGCGACGTCCGGCGCTGCGTGTGCATGACGAATTTCGCCTCCCACGCTACTGCAGGCGATATGAATCCGATTATCGAGCCCCCAGCGAAAAGAATTCATCAATCCTTGGACATTGGACGTGCCAAACCCGGTCAACACTCGCTGTTTCAGATCCGCCATTCCGTCGCCGTCGGTGTCTTTGAGATACAACAGATCGGGGGCATCGCCGACGAACAACCCGCCGTCGTACGGAAACAATGCCGTTGGCCAAAACAAGCCGCTGGCGAATTCGACGCGTTCGTCATAGACCCCGTCGCCGTCGGAATCAGTCAACTTCGCGATACTGGAAATACCATCGTCACGGTTTTCGCTGTAACCTCGCATCTCACACACGAACATCGCCCCGTGTTCATCCCATTCGATTGCTACCGGGCTGCCGACCAACGGTTCTGCCGCCACTTGTTGAATCTGAAATCCCTCGGCCACGGTGAAGGTGGAAAGCGAGGCGTCCGGATCGGTCGGAGCGATTCGTGGCAGCTCGTCGGAGTAATCCGGTTGCTTTGTCGAGGCAGGTTCCTTGGCCGAAAGATCGCCTGTAACGCATGTGAACATCATCAAAGGAGTCAAACAAAACATTGACATCAACAATAGCCGGCCGGAAAACCAAGTATGATTTGTCATGGTTGATGCCGTCGTAGCGGAATTCGGCTCCGATCGCGCTGCGTCGAATGCTTTGATGACTTTCGCTACCCGTTTTCGGATCGGTTCTAAGTTTTGAACGTTCACTGTGCCACCTCCTTGACTTGCAACAACGTCTTGATGCCATCCATCAGAACGGTTTCGACTTCCGGAGCCACGTTGGATGCCGCTTGGCTGGTCTCGTAGCCACCTTGTTCGTACGCTTCGGCAGTTCCGATATAGCCGGGTCCATAGTCGCCATAGGCCGCCATCGCGACACGCAAATCGGGCCGCAACGCCTTGGCAGCCAATTGGTATTCCACAAACAATTCACCCGGCATATGCAGCACTCGTACTTTGCCGACGGACAAGCACCCCAAATCGATTTTGTGACCGTTTTCGCAGCGTAATAGCCACGCCAATTCGTCGGGGGCGCCCCAATATTTGACGCCGTCCCATGATGCCACGCCCGCGGCCAACGTATCGCGGTCGAGATGCTTTGCCGGTGGAAGCGCCGCCCCCACGGTGGTCCAATTCACATCATCGGGACCGATGGCAAACTTTTCGGTAGTTTCCATTGACCGCTGCATCGCGTCGGCGACGCGTTTTGCCAGGATCAAACGGTTGGGTTTCGATCCGTCGTTGTATTTCCCGGCTCCGATGTTTCCGCCTGCACCATTGAAGTGGACGTACAGGGGACCGGGAGCATCTTGACTGCGGAAGAATCGAGCAATGCCTGGAAAATCGGGACTTGGGATGCCGGTGCGATAATAGCTTTGCGGATGACACGCGTAGTAGCTCAGCACGGCAACGGGAGTATCGCCATTCCAAAACGATAGCGAACTGAGCACTGGATCGATGGTTCCCACCGGCAACGCACGTAACTTGGCATCGCGAGTCGCAGTGTAGCGAGTCGCCACCACTTTGCCGGTTTCGTTTTGCAGTCGACGATTCGAGGCCACCTCGTGCACCTCTGCCGATCCGAAACCAGCATGGGTGACCGGCTGGGCTGTTTTGATCGAACTTTCGATGGCGGTCGCCAAGCGATCGATCACGCGGCGGGCAAATGAACCGTCATGTGCTCCTAAGTCCGAAGCGCCGACTTGATTCAATAGCGACTCGGCTCCAAAATCACTACGCGGCGCGTCGTGCTGGTGTAATGTATGCACTGCCACCCGCGTCGGGGTTGTTTTGGCTGCCTTCGCGATGCGATCACGAAAAACATCTTGGCTTTGATTCCCGATCCCAATCCAATCGACCGCACACAGCACGATGGGATCACCGGCACCCATGATCACCACCCCGCGACACCGCAGTCCCAGTTCACCATGGCTGCGGACCCGATCATAGGCCATCATGAATCCGACCGGCGGCGTGGCATCAATATCAAACGTGGCAATGGAAACGGCATTGTCGACTTTGTCTTTGGGCTCGATCGAGTCGTTGGCGTGCGATGGCGGACCGCAATACGCCGCAAAGGCAAAACCAAGCACGAGTCCAAGCCCAACCACAGGCACACGGAACCGCAAGAATTCAAAACATTTCATTCGATCACACTTTCGCGAGGCGGGAGCAAGTGTATAGAGCGAGCACGATGGTCACTCGGCGGGAGCCTCGATTGTATACGTCATCGCGGCGCCGCACAATCAAATCCAGCGTTAACCCAATTTGGATTCGGCCTGCGGCGGATGTCGTCGAAAGTTCCCACAGTGTTATCGTTGCCCCCCGATTGCCGCAAAACGGCCTCGCTCACACATGACGGCGCAAACGATGTAGAATAGCATCGCAAAGACTTCCTGCCTCGCCCGCCTCTCACCTTCAAGTCTATAGATGCGAATCTCTGATCGCGGCTTTCGGTTGTTCGTCCCTATGCTTTCGGTGGCATTCGTGTTTGCGCTGATGTTGTTCAGGACCGCGTATGCCGAGGACCACACGCCGACAGCATTAAAACTTGGACAATCGTTGCCTGGCACTCAGCCGCTACAGGTCGACGAACCGATCGATGTGTGGATGGTAAGTGGAATCAACCGCTTTGCGGAACGCGAATTAAGCCGATCCGAATTAACCCGCCAACAACATTGGCAGCGTGATTATTCGTCCGATGATCACTATTTGCAAAGCGTTCGGCCGAATCGAAAACGATTTGCCGAGATCATCGGTGTGGTCGATTCGCGTGTGGATCATCCGGGAATACGGATGACGCTATCCCACGACCAATTTAATTCGGCGCCGCCGATTTTAGCGAGCTCAGGGCACTGTGTCGCTTACGAAGTCAATTGGCCGGTCCTGGACGGTGTCACCGGCGAAGGATTGCTGTTGTCCCCCAAAGGACGCGATCCAATCGCAACGGTGATCGCGATTCCAGATGCCCAGTGGAGCCCCGAGGCATTTGTTGGATTGATCGAAAACGCGGATGTCCATCCATTCGTACTGCGGTTGGTCCAGCAGGGGTGCGAGGTATTGATTCCAACGCTGCTCAGTCGCGAATGCGAATTCTCGGGACATCCGTTGGTCGGTTTCACCAACCAACCCCACCGCGAATTTGTTTATCGCACTTCGTTTGAAATCGGACGGCATGTGATCGGATACGAGGTACAAAAAGTGCTTGCCGCCGTGGATCACTTTGTCGCCCGAAGAAATTCAAAAAACGTAATTCGGCCGATTGGGGTGCTTGGTGTCGGCGAAGGCGGGCTGGTGGGGATGTATGCTGCGGCGATCGATCCACGGATCGATTCGGCGTTGGTGTGCGGCTATTTCGACAATCGTGAAAACGTTTGGCGAGAACCGATTTACCGCAATGTTTGGGGATTGCTAAGCGAATTTGCCGACGCCGACATCGCATCGTTGATCGCCCCGCGGCGGCTGACGATCGAAGCGTGCCGAGTTCCCGAAGTCGATGGACCACCCTCTGTCACCGCCGGCCGCCGAGGCGGCGCAGCGCCGGGGCAAATCCACTCCGCTGAAATTGCCTCGGTTCGCGACGAGTTCACTCGGGCAAAATCCCACTACGAACCGTTGGGACGCCGAGACCAAATCAAATTGGTGATCAGCGGTGACGACACGGCCGCCACGGCGACCGGACCTGCCGGCAGCGAAGCGGCACTGAGCTCGTTCTTGATCGGGCTCGATGTTGAACACCTAAACGGCACCGCTGCTGCCCTAACCTCGCATTTACCGCTGCCCGATCCGTCGGCTCGCCAAGCGAGGCAAGTCAATGAATTGGTCGAACGCAATCAACGCTTGGTTCGCGACAGTCCGCGGATTCGCGATGAACATTGGCGGCAAGCCGACCGCAGCACGGTCGCTGCCTGGGAAACCACCACTCGGTCTTACCGCGATGAGTTTTATGACGAGGTCATCGGGCGGCTTCCCCATGCGATGTTACCGATTAACCCACGCTCTCGATTAATTTTCGATGAAGAAAAGTTCAAAGGCTACGAAGTGGTACTGGATGTCTTTACCGATGTGATCGCTGCTGGCATCTTGTTGTTGCCGACCGATTTAAAGCCTGGCGAGCGACGCCCAGTCGTCGTTTGCCAACATGGGCTCGAAGGGACAGCGGCCAGTACACTGGAGCAACGCAAGGATCAATTTTTGCGGCGAGGTTTTGCTGCTGAACTTGCGCTGCGTGGGTTCATTGTCTACGCCCCCCAGAATCCTTATCGCGGTGGCGATGCGTTTCGTGAAATCCAGCGCAAATCCAACCCGCTGAAACGATCGCTGTTTAGTTACATCATCCCGCAGCACGAACGAACGCTCCAGTGGCTTTGCACGCTGCCGCATGTGGACCGTGATCGGATTGCATTTTATGGCATTTCCTACGGTGGCAAAACAGCAATGCGGGTGCCCCCATTTGTGCCTGAGTACGCATTGTCGATTTGCTCTGCAGACTTCAACGAGTGGATTGGCAAAACGACCAGCAACCTCTATCGGGCCAGTTACGTCTACACCGGGGAATATGAAATTTGGGAGTGGAACATGGGTAACATCGCCAGCTATGCCGAGCTTGCCTGTATGATGACGCCGCGCCCGTTCATGGTCGAGCGTGGACATCGCGATGGTGTCGCGCCCGATGAGTGGGTGGCGTCGGAATATGCCAAAGTCCGGCGTCATTACGACGAGCTAGGAATCGGTGATTCCACCACAATCGAATTCTTTAACGGTCCCCATACCATTCGCGGTCTAGGGACGTTTGCCTTTCTACACAAACACTTGAATTGGCCCGAACCCAAGTAACATGCGTCACCAAAATAACATGCTGAAACACTGGATCGTTGCAAGCTTTCTACTGCTGACATTGACCGTCCGCGTCACCGCTGAAACACCATCAGACCGCGAGCCCGAGGCACGATGGTGGAAGGGCAATCTGCATACCCATTCGTTGTGGAGTGATGGCGATGAATTTCCGGAAATGATCGCGGATTGGTATCGCCAACGCGATTACAACTTTCTCGCGCTGACCGATCACAACGTTTTAAGCGAGGGGATGCGTTGGATGGCGATGTCGGCGATACACAAGCGAGCCGACGAAGGCATTTTGGATCGTTACCGCTATCGTTTCGGAAACGCATGGGTGGAAACCCGAGGCGAAGCCGGCCATGAAGACCACGAAGTCCGATTAAAACCGATGGACGAGTTTCGCTACTTGCTCGAAGAGGCCGGCAAATTCATCCTGATTCCCGCTGAAGAGATCAGCGATAAAGCCGAAGGCAAACCAGTCCACATTAACGCCACGAATTTGGCGGAAGTGATCAAGCCAGTCGGCGGCGAAACCGTCCGGCAGGCGATCGAAAACAACTTGCGTGCGATCCTCGAACATGAAAAGAAGCATGGCCGTGAAGTTCTGCCACACGTGAACCATCCCAATTTCCACTACGCGGTCACCGCCGAGGATTTAGCAGCGGTCGTTTCGGAACGATTTTTTGAAGTCTACAACGGTCACCCTGGTGTGAACCATCTTGGCGACGACGACCACCCCAGCATCGAACGCATGTGGGACATCGCCAACGCGATTCGTCAAACGTCGTTGGACATTCCACCGTTGATGGGGATCGCGACCGACGATTCTCACGAATACCACGGCAAACCCGGTTCACGCCCAGGACGTGGTTGGGTGATGGTCCGCAGCAAGTACTTGACCCCCGAGCATTTGATTCGGGCAATGAAGCAGGGTGATTTTTATGCGTCCAGCGGCGTGACGTTGTCCGACGTGCAATTTGACAAACAGGATCGCACTTTGTCGTTGGTGATCGCAAGCGAGCCGGACACGAC encodes the following:
- a CDS encoding PVC-type heme-binding CxxCH protein; this translates as MMFTCVTGDLSAKEPASTKQPDYSDELPRIAPTDPDASLSTFTVAEGFQIQQVAAEPLVGSPVAIEWDEHGAMFVCEMRGYSENRDDGISSIAKLTDSDGDGVYDERVEFASGLFWPTALFPYDGGLFVGDAPDLLYLKDTDGDGMADLKQRVLTGFGTSNVQGLMNSFRWGLDNRIHIACSSVGGEIRHAHAAPDVAGISIRGRDLALNPRTYQFEPTSGAAQHGMSFDDWGRKFVSSNSDHIQQVMYDDADIARNPFVVPPPSRISIAADGPQAEVFRTSPVEPWRIVRTRLRVSGAVKGVVEGGGRAAGYFTGATGVTIYRGDAWPKKWKGYAFVGDVGSNLIHRKMLEQNGLEFVAKRIDDQSEFVTSTDIWFRPAQFANAPDGTLHVIDVYREVIEHPLSLPEQIKKHLDLTSGRDRGRIYRIVPTPYKHRPLQSLAKAKTAELVELLAHENAWHRETAARLLYQRQDPSAIEPLRTLIRESSSPLGRMHALYALDGLAALDGPILLRGLQDTHPQVRRHALRLIESVPLTASIQQRLAELTEDESIEVRYQLAFALANTKGDVRVDSLMRILSHDPNDRWINAAVQTAVGDDADKLLARLSQIETLQGKSAASFKQQLEQQIASRSRNAHSGHDRDPQSHVATTAAVRSPESVAKRQRVVAAYRDALSMPSDLERGRKHFQKHCSACHRVEGVGHEIGPNLATIKSRGEETLLTAVLDPNREVNPQYINYVVATVDGEIVSGMIIDEGATSLTLRRGDNVTDTVLRIDIDELKNTGLSIMPEGFEDAMDKQAVADLIAYLMQAS